The genomic DNA AGTAAATGAATTCATcctttaatctttatttttccGTACGTATTGAGATTAGCCGCCTGTTTATGATgatatgaaataattattagCTAGTCTCCAATTAACCATGCTCTCATATATTATCTTGCAAAGATCAACTGACATAATTGCGTTTATATTAGTAAATAAAGTCAAGACtgaagaaaaatatgagaaatatcTCTAAGCCACCAATCATAAAGCAAAATCATAGGGAAAAATCAAACCCCCACGAGTCTCTTAAGGATGATATTTTGCTTAACTTGTAACATCAGCAACATTGAGTGGGATAAGAGGACGATGATCATGCTCATTATAATGAcgaaaatgattttaaaatgcAAATGTTCAAGAAAATTGAATGGTAAAATTTGACGAcaataaatccaaataaaaacatagagaTAAAGGAGAGGATATGAAAGATGGACTATACCTCAAAAAACAGGCTGATTTTAACTCAAACCCTTCAAAAAGCTCAGGATTTGAGCTATTGTATGTGACTAGGTTAACTTGAATCTTCCTCTTGTACTTGGAAGATCGATACTTCATGAAATACACTATAAAGTACTCatcagaaagagagagagagagagaaaccccTAAAAGGAGATGTTATGCAAATGGAAAAGATTTGACAGTTATCATCGGGAATATCCACCGGAAAGAGATCGGAtcccaagagagagagagaagatgggagaagagaaaaaagagtagGGTTAAATAAAGAAGACCAGACGATGATGATtgtgaataagaataagaaagagagaagaagacacaTGAAAAAGTAGACAACCGTGTCCTAATAATCTATACTactttgtctctctctccttctcaatCATAGTCTCTCTATGTCCTTTTCATAACACAAGGAGTGAGATAGAGAGACTTTATTTGTTGCAAAAGCTTCGGGGGAAAAGAGAGGCGAATAAGGGGACTCAAGCaagattttgagagagagagagagagagaggcaacCTCCATTACCACCCACCAGCTCTTGATGGAGACTGTCCaaagttttaataatatattttcttttcttttatgaacGATCGAACATTATTTATCccttttatataaacataataaatttgGTCTAATTACCCAATGCAACTAATCAGAGAACTTTGTCTGATAtagatttttcttaaaatataattgtatTAGGCTATTAGCAACTTATGCGAGAGTGATCATGAATAAATGAGGTTAGATTGGTTACTACTTactatagtttttgttttaccaGTGACTAATTGTACGTAGCCGGTGTAGTTGAACTGGTGTGAGATATTTTAAGTCGTCTTTTGGTTATGTGGAGCTGAAAGTAAAGGTTAGAAAGACTTCAGAAGtcattttttaaagttaaaaacatAGGTCACTTTAAGAATATGTATGTATTTGTGTTCATATAATCAATTACAACGAAAATGAATGAGGAGACATCCCTTAATTATTGTCAAAGTGCGTGTATCTTCTTGAAGACGAACCCGcgtcaaatatatatactgcCTAACTAATGGAAACACTGAGTTCGtgtattatctatattaacatttttgaagtacattttatcTAATGTagttatttaaaacattatttacaaTCTTAGCCTCTAGAAAATTTCCTAAACTAACAATtacatcagattttgtttcctaaatattttacattccattccTACTAGAAATGTAACAAATGACAATCAGTATTTTATGGAAATAGAAGCTATATTATATTAATGACACcttctattattttttgaagatattctatgtCTAAATTCtttgtaaacaaagaaaacaacaatttaattcctattttgtttttcaaaacatgtTAGCTTCGATTCTTAATGtagataaaaatgttaatatagataaaaactttgattctcttttttaaaaatcatatttttgatatatatataaacttaataaaaactttaaaatattataaataaaagcttttataaaaggtttaaaatattatacaatgtTGTTATATATTAGGACGGGTTATAAAGAAGACATATtgcaattaataaaatatcacaaatgcataaatacgggttaaatccttattttattatttgtcaacactactaatattagaatatttgacatatcaaATCAACTTACTTTAactaagattttgtaaaataagtaaatcattatgaaaatatgacttaatcacagcttataaattacttattatgtatttaaatcctttattttttgttataataattaaaaaaccaaataaaaccaCAATTTAACAagcaaatacaatataaattatagataataataaaaattttagacCCGTGGTGTATCatgggttaaaatctagttaatatcttattttgaatattatgaagctaaattgtatttaaaaatagaaaaataatatataacatcTTAAgataaagaatataaaaataatatataacatcTTAGATAAATTGAtgtaaatgaaaagaaaataacaaaccaaaaaaagtcgTAGAATTTGAGCCTGTATTAGTGGAATTAAGGGCCCGCCAAAAAATGGAATGTAATGACGTGGCGGGCGATGGTCCGGCGTGAGATAGGCTTCGATCATTGATCTCACAATTTGCTGTTGGGTTATGTGGGTCGTCTCATCTCATCCCGTTATATTACTATAATCCCGTTCTTATTTGTGAAATTAATATTTCTGAATATAACATTAACattcacacatttttttttttttttttttttNNNNNNNNNNNNNNNNNNNNNNNNNNNNNNNNNNNNNNNNNNNNNNNNNNNNNNNNNNNNNNNNNNNNNNNNNNNNNNNNNNNNNNNNNNNNNNNNNNNNNNNNNNNNNNNNNNNNNNNNNNNNNNNNNNNNNNNNNNNNNNNNNNNNNNNNNNNNNNNNNNNNNNNNNNNNNNNNNNNNNNNNNNNNNNNNNNNNNNNNNNNNNNNNNNNNNNNNNNNNNNNNNNNNNNNNNNNNNNNNNNNNNNNNNNNNNNNNNNNNNNNNNNNNNNNNNNNNNNNNNNNNNNNNNNtttttttttttttttttttgaacttttaaatcattagtataaatttgctttttaaaattcaaaggTGAAGAAAATTTTGTATAGACTTAAAGTTTCATGTTTCACCCAAAACCTTTTTTTCATCAGTTCAATAGAAAGTCCTCAACCAAAGTTCTAGGGGAAATTTACAACAACGGGAAAAAATCTAACCGATATCAGCTTCGTATAAGATGTTGCCGCTTCGTATAAGAAAGTGATCACATTGATGGTAGTGATGTTGATCGGAGTTTCCATTTCCATGACCATAGTTTGAAGTTAGTGCCATGCCAAGTATAATTCCCTCTGTTAGCTTTTCCATTActacagttttttattttttgtctatGATTGCAAAACACATTTGCTTAACTAAGTGTTATATTAATGTTGTTAATtactgtattttgttttctggctTCGATTGTATGGCATTAGCTTATAAAAGTAATTTGCATGGTAAAGTTCATAAACGAAACTGATTTAAGTTGACTGCTAGAGAACATTAGAAACTGATATAATGTTCTCTAGCAGTTAAACTTTAACGTTAACACTATTCTCTTACTggataaatattttagtaactAATTAACCGACCAAccaattaattaacaaaataatgttcTTAGATCTAAATTAGGTAAGTTATATTTAGATATAGTACAACTTTAGGTAAGTTCATCAAAATTCGGATTGGTCTGCGGCTAAGGTTTGGGAGTTTAGGGCAAAGTTTGTTTTCAgctaaatttattaataaaatttggaaaatgcgcattgagtttcttctttttttccccctttaATTTGTGTTGTTGAAACGAAGGATAGAAGTAAAGCAAAAGTAAAGTGCGTGATCCTAAAAAGtgtcatttttttctctccttgttgttaaataaaaaaaagtgtcattttTTTGTCCCACCTTACCTCTTGCCGATAATGTGTAAATAATCCATATATACATGAATTGAAGCTTATATTTAGATATTTGATCCAAATGGACATAGATAATCagtttgtgtatattttttaaacgaccatatatataatgtatgtctTAATATTAAATTTGTACTTATTCCTGATAAAatgtttgagtttgagtagtCTATTATTACAACGGAAATGAGTACAATTGGTAGTAGATTAAGTTTGACATgacaatttttatattattatgtatggTTTTGGTGAGTTCATCTTGGCCACCTACCGTAAGTGGAAGTGTGGAACATAGAAAACTGTAGAACAACAGgactttagtttgttttataaaaacgTAGCACTTGTTtggtaaataaattaataaccatATGCatagtttaaagttttaaactggcaacaaaaacaaagaaaaaatggtaGATGATTAAACCCTAGCTTCGAACTAAGTTGTGAATTTTTTTGGTGTGAGAAAATTGTGATATAatgttagaaaacaaaacatttaactGAATATAACACGATACACTAAATTACGAAGTTACGAACGAAGTCCatgatattttaataaagaTATCCGATAAATGAACCCAAAAAATGAAGACTTATGTTTTCGTCAATTTTGCAAATAAATGACCAATGTATGATCACAGTTTATAGTGTTATAACTTTAAATGTAATTCTGCATTATGGTTAAAAGAAAATGTCACAAAAATCGTTTCATATAGATCCTGCTGAAATTGCACGTTACCATTATGaagtatagtatatatatatatgtatatatatatatgtatatatatatacactgatATTGTGTAGTTTATTATGCACACACAATGTTATATTTTAGAGACTGTATTCTAGAAGAAGGATTTCCAGATATATCTAAAGGAAACTTTTGTACCATGAAAAGGCCAAAAGGGCCACACTTGTTGAGTAGTCATGCCCAatgacaaatgttttttttcctttttaaatactaaacaaaCATAGAGAGTTAGTAATTTTGTAATACAATGTATAAAATGGGCTAGACAACCAATTATACCATTCTACATACGCATGACAAAGGTGGCAGAAGTTTGGTAATTTCacctatatataaatatattctgaATACCCAACTAGTATATCTTAAACATACAGTACATTATTAATTAAGGACTAACTGAATAATTAATATGAATCTTGTTATTTCATCGGCTATAAATATGCatcagatttttaaaacactGGTCCAATCGTGTAAACAAGGATGAGTGGCCTGGTGTTTGGGGGATGTACGCATTTGACGTGGCATGAACCCAtttaataagaaagaaaagacagAGACAGATCAGTTCTTCAAAGTTAGAAGTCTCTTAACACTAATCATTACAGAAAAGCCCTAGAAATTAAACCACGTGGAGAAGTTTGTTTCTCTTGTCAGTTTTTTGTCCGATGATAACAGAACTTGTTACATTTGAAAAGTTGGAAGCcacattaaagaaaaacattccCCATATCAtgcttcatatatatatatgagcttTAAATAGTTAGTTCATTGTGTAACTACACAATGATATTCGACAATACTTAATAAGGAGGCCTTGTTATGAGATTATACATTCTATTAATGTTTTGTTGAATATGGCTTTGTGAGAATCACTTAATATTTTGTCTATAGAATACTAGCTATATATTCTGTATATACGATGGAATACGGTAACGATAGTATATAGTTTACGCTCATGCTTATTAGAAAGCTCATTATCGTTAATTATAATacttcaacaaaaacaaattattgcATGCTTTAatgttatactatatatatagactatagtatATACCATGCACCAACTTCTAATTAATTCATGAATGACTGAACACGAAAACTATTACGTACACCATATTATATTACCGAATAGTAACTCAATACGTTCATCAAATAATTTGGATTATAATTTCATGCACCACCAACTTTCTCAAAGTAACACGTAAAGGTAGACCCAATGAAAAATTGATAAGTGAAAagctttaagaacaaaaaaaatcaaacttgtttttcatttttattttatttttaaaatttttggggTCAAAATTCACACAACCTAAACCTTTATCAGAACCCTACCAATGAAATTTTttcaacaaatcaaattaaCAGATTCGATTAGGCGTAATTAGAAAATTACACATCCTATTATGATAAGTTTTTGTTTAAGTTGACTCGTTGACTATTAAGTCAACTAACTATCTACCgcacaaagaaaaacatatgcACACCAACCTTCATGATTTCACTGTTGGGCAGCTCAAGGCGTGATGACAAATAATTACGAATTCAACTATGATTCTTTTAATATTCATTTACAGGTAcgatttatttatatttaaaggGAAATCTATATTAGAATAGAAATGGAGGATGATGATTGCATATTGGTTTGTATGTCTTCTTCGGATCAATGATATCAATGATGGCAGTAATTATAAGATAAAGAAATGAAAGATAAATTTAGGGTGATTGTGGAACCATTAGATTTAGTACATAAAGATGATAATGATATAGATATGTAGATTCATCGactctttaagaaaaaaaatgtttcattaGTGCATTTTattcattctttttattttgttaaagtcCGTATGTACGATTCtagttatatatctatatagttTTGTTAAAATGCTTCATATTAATTTGCAGGAAAGAAAAACATGTCTTGAATTCTTTATTTACGGGCCTGTTTATCCAAAGCTTAACAGTAGTTTTCAGCTTCTTCTCTATCAAATCCATTTCCTAGTTCCATTTTGCTAACGTAATAAATGTTTTCGTACCATTACATTTTGTAGAAAAACTAACTGAGACTTGACTGCGAGGTTGCTGTAGTCCCTAATGATTCGGATGCTGATCACTATAGATTTTACATGCAAATGGTAACAACAATATTTAACAAAGtcttattaaaaagaaaacaacacattaaaaaaaaaagttaacgaCCTTATTGCTACGTACGTATTTACATATACTAAAACATTTCTTTTAGTTTGAAACCATCTTAACATAATAACTCGAAACACTTTTAAGACAAGCCTCAAAATCTCTTCAGGCACTATAGCCTAGGATTGATGGATGCAACATGTAGCGAGCTTCATTATAACCACCACATGCTGCAGCGGAAGCTTCCTCCATAAGCTCTTTCGGGACACCGTTGTTACAAACGTTTGCAAACGCTCGCATATGTTTCATCCCGTATTGCGTGAGTGATCCACAATGCGTCTCAAATACGCGTACCTAAGAAATTTCAATAACATTATATCAAACCCTTTTTACCATTAATATGaacaaaattaaacagaaaTGAGTACAGTGATGAGATTTAAGAATTCGAAACTTCTAGGTACCGTTGATTTAAGACATTCCCAATCGTCGACCAAAGGCAAACCGGGTTCTCTGATTGAGTTAAGAACATTCATTGCCGGACCAAACAAAACCGTGCCAATCAATTCGACGCTTGCGTCTAAATGCTTCCTATGCCTCGTTGTTTCAGTTAGTTCCTTCAATGTGTCATCCTTCTTCCTTGAACCCTCTTCCGATGTCCGATACTAAAACCAAAGCCAATATGGTTTAAGTAAGCTAAATCTTTgaagtcaaataaaaaaaccaaaaatcataaCTTCGTAACCAAAACAGTTTAGCTCACTACCATGTGCCAAAGGAATAGAATGTCCGCGTCGCGTTGGTTAACGACTCCCACTTGTGACTTGACCAGTAATTCGTTTGGAGGGAGATTAACAGTGGCTGGATCAAACCCTTGGTATAGATAAAGCTTCTCCGACTTAATACTATCGTTACCGTATTCCATCACATGAGAGCCAGCTGAATAGGTATTGTAGTTTGACGTCCGCATCTTCACCTACACACCAGAATAAAAAgatccaatatatatatttcacattCTCAAACCAAGCAtcgtaaaataaaatttcatagtaCCGTTTGGTATTGTTGCTTTATGGTCTCTTTCTTTAAATTGTGATTCTCACTGGCAAATAGAACGACCACACAAAGTAAACCAATGCATATGCACATAAAAGAACCTAATAATAAGATAAATGTGTACCTGTCTTCCATCCAAGCGACACTATATAAATCCCCTAAGCAAGTGATATATTCAGATGGAGGTGACGGATTCATGCCAGGACAATATGTTCCGTAACTACTCTCTTGCGCATTTGAAGCCGTTGTTACATAAATATTCAAGTCCTTTGGCATTATTCCTTCGAATATACTCCCGCTTTCGCACGCTTCTACGTATATAACCTGCATGACAATATCACAGTTATACAAGTAtactaataacaaaacaaataaaacactcaagaaattaaattattatacaaaattttaccATCTCTTTGTAAGTTCCGGAAGCATGCTTCTTCTTAAGCGTTTCAATAAAATCAGCTGCATATATGTGAGGCGTGTTTGGCATCCCTGACCaattgaacaaataaaaaaaaacaaaaccattataAGCAATCGATTACAAGCCTTATATGAAAGATGTTATCTAATCGGAAACAACACAATTAAGGTCACAAAGAGTTGATGAAATTACCAAGAACTCCGGGACCACCATGATCCGCATAATATACGAAAATGTGATCGTTGGGCTTGCTAGCAATGACCTTACCGCTTCCACCTTTAAGAGCCTTCTGGTCGCCTAGAAGTACAGCATAGAAATTCGCAGCCGTAACGTTACTACCGGTATAGTcctgaaaagaagaaaaaaaaaagatatttcaaaAAGTATATAACTGAACAAACTATTAAAAACGGAGAACAAGTAGTGGTTATAATAAATCTAAAGAGCGATACCAATCAAAGGTCCACACATAAAGTTTGGTTTACCATAGCAAATGTCCCTAGTCTCGCTATCACTATAATTGTTGTGTAGTGCCCAAGTCACCATCTCTAACACGACAGatccaataatatattttaaatcaattaaCAACCTTAATTAAGCGCccaagacaaagaagaaagtataatttaaataagattctagagaaaaaaatctcgaatatacaaaaatataaatatctaaaaCCTGATAAGACGCTAGTTGGACCGAAACATAGGTCACATCAAGACCATCGATATTAATTACGAGAAGATATTCCAAACCCAAATGAGTTATTGGTCGAATTAAGTTTAATAATTCATGCTAAATAAAACAATACATACCTTAGGGACTCCGGCGTAAACATCGTCGCCGTTGGGATGATTGATGAGAGTACCGGGACGAGGATTGAGTGGGTTGTTTGCGATGTCATCATACATCATAACTACtatattctcttcttttaaaCCTCCCTTTCTCAGTATTTGATATGCGTGACACACGTCAGCCTTTAACACAAAGCAACCAAAAACACTagttgtcaaaacaaaaaagtaacaaaacacTTTTAATACATAGCTTAATCAATAtaaatttcagaatttttttcttaaatgacAATAGATTGAGATATGGAGAAATTCACTATGTAGTCTCTAAtcaattcataaaaaatattattatataaagaaagtaattaaataaatatttgcatGTCATAGGAATATTCTCAAGGCCAAAAATAATTgtctaattaaataaagaataacAGAATCAATTTGTTAGGAACCAAAAACATGTGAGAAGATATGTTGTATGTGTACCTGGTGTCTGTAATTCCCATATCCAGAAGAACCTGCGACGAGAACCGCCCATCTTGTACCGATACCATCTTCGTCTTGTTCAGCCGGTTTAGCTTCCTCTGTCGGCATAAGAATCTTTGGCTCGAACCGACCGCGGGACTCGGCTCGAAACAGGAAAagtaatagaagaagaagaagagctggtCTGAAATTGCAAGACTTAGCCATGGTCGGCACAGagattgagagaaaagagaggctTTTTGAGTTACTAGAGAGAACAACTATAAAAAGCAAAGACTGGTGTTATGGAGCTAATGGTGTActaataataaatcaataatataaaaactgaataaaatttaatatctgTTTTGTCAACAAAGTTTGAGCTATCTAATAGAAACACTTAAGACCACATGATTATACAGTATACTAACACATAATTAAAGTTAGTACTATATGCTTTTTAAGTCGGAAAGAGCTTATTcgttacaaatataattttataagctCCTAGACAAAGAACTAAAGCCATAAATATCTTAAACCCAcgatattttagatatttttttctctaatagtattattttttatgctaataagaaaaattcaaaatataaacttaaatgATTGTGATGTCGGCGGTtgaatattttggaatattacATCtcatctagaaaaaaaaaaaaaaacaaatttaatggTCAGCTTGCGACACAACAGAGAACATGCAAAATCTAATCGAGACACGTGTACACTGGCGGGCTTCACAAACGAATTAATATCACCGTTACGACAACAAtggaaataattaaattaaaactaaacccGGTTCAATTACAAAAGTACATTATTAACCGTAACTGAACCGGTTTTTTGTATCTCGCTTTCGTCATCGTCGTCTCTATCCCTCATGGAGGAGATGGTTCCCAAAAAAGGGTTTATGCTAGGGTTTTAGCCATTTCCATAGACAGAGCTTACGAACTAAAACGAgctcaaatcaaatcaaatgcaGAGATCGATCACGATCTCAATTGCATCGAAAGCTAAGAAATTTCTCAATCTGTGTCTTCTGGAAAAAGGTAACCTTGTAGTAACTAGCTGTTTCTGGGTAAGAGCTTTGACTACTAAGAGGTCTTCGAGTAAAACTAGGGATCGTAATGTGAATTTATACGACGCTATTGATTCGTTCTGTAACATGATTCAGTCTCGTCCTCTTCCTTCGATTGTTGAATTCAGTAAACTGTTGAGTCGAATTGCCAAATCGAGGAACTACGATCTTGTGATATCTCTGTTTCGACATATGGAGATTTGTGGAATCGGGCATGATCTTTATACTTACAACATTGTGATTAATTCTTTGTGTCGATGCTCTCGGTTTGTTATTGCTCTATCTGTTGttgggaagatgatgaagtgTGGTTACGAGCCCGATGTTGTCACGGTTAGTTCTTTGATTAATGGGTTTTTTCAAGGGAATAGAGTTTTTGATGCTGTTTCTTTGGTTAGTAATATGGAGGAGATGGGGTGTAAACCTGATGTTGTAATCTACAATACCATCATTGATGGGTTTTGTAAAGTTAGATTGGTGAATGATGCGTTGGAGCTGTTTGAGAGAATGGAGAGAGATGGGGTTAGAGCGGATGCTGTTACGTACAACTCTCTTGTGACCGGTCTTTGTAGTTCTGGTAGATGGAGCGATGCTTCTCGCCTGTTGGGTGATATGGTAACGAGGGATGTTGTTCCTAATATAATCACTTTCACTGCGTTGATCGATGCGTTTGTGAAAGATGGGAACTTTTTGGAGGCGGAGAAGTTGTATGAGGAGATGAGAAGAAGGTCTATAGATCCTGATGTGTTCACTTACAATTCGATGATCAATGGGCTTTGTATGCACGGTCGGGTAGATGAGGCCAAAGA from Camelina sativa cultivar DH55 chromosome 7, Cs, whole genome shotgun sequence includes the following:
- the LOC104703881 gene encoding vacuolar-processing enzyme beta-isozyme-like, with amino-acid sequence MAKSCNFRPALLLLLLLFLFRAESRGRFEPKILMPTEEAKPAEQDEDGIGTRWAVLVAGSSGYGNYRHQADVCHAYQILRKGGLKEENIVVMMYDDIANNPLNPRPGTLINHPNGDDVYAGVPKDYTGSNVTAANFYAVLLGDQKALKGGSGKVIASKPNDHIFVYYADHGGPGVLGMPNTPHIYAADFIETLKKKHASGTYKEMVIYVEACESGSIFEGIMPKDLNIYVTTASNAQESSYGTYCPGMNPSPPSEYITCLGDLYSVAWMEDSENHNLKKETIKQQYQTVKMRTSNYNTYSAGSHVMEYGNDSIKSEKLYLYQGFDPATVNLPPNELLVKSQVGVVNQRDADILFLWHMYRTSEEGSRKKDDTLKELTETTRHRKHLDASVELIGTVLFGPAMNVLNSIREPGLPLVDDWECLKSTVRVFETHCGSLTQYGMKHMRAFANVCNNGVPKELMEEASAAACGGYNEARYMLHPSILGYSA
- the LOC104705189 gene encoding pentatricopeptide repeat-containing protein At1g62720-like produces the protein MQRSITISIASKAKKFLNLCLLEKGNLVVTSCFWVRALTTKRSSSKTRDRNVNLYDAIDSFCNMIQSRPLPSIVEFSKLLSRIAKSRNYDLVISLFRHMEICGIGHDLYTYNIVINSLCRCSRFVIALSVVGKMMKCGYEPDVVTVSSLINGFFQGNRVFDAVSLVSNMEEMGCKPDVVIYNTIIDGFCKVRLVNDALELFERMERDGVRADAVTYNSLVTGLCSSGRWSDASRLLGDMVTRDVVPNIITFTALIDAFVKDGNFLEAEKLYEEMRRRSIDPDVFTYNSMINGLCMHGRVDEAKEMLDLMVTKGCFPDVLTYNTLINGFCKSERVDEGTKLFREMSQRGLVGDTVTYNTIIQGCFQAGKSEVAQEIFRRMDPRPNIRTYSILLYGLCCNWKVEKALVLFESMQKSEMELDITTYNIVIHGMCKIGNVEDAWDLFCSLALKGLEPDVVSYTTMISGFCRIRQWDTADMLYRKMQEDGLVPL